The following is a genomic window from Pseudomonas promysalinigenes.
CGCACCTCCCCTACAGCTCGATGCAGCCGACCGCCAGTGGTTGCAGGAGCGCGGCGAGCTGTTGCTGGGGAGTTCACGGCCGGATTACCCGCCCTTCGAAATCAATGTCAGCCTGAATGACTATGAAGGCTTGAGCGCAGACTACGCCGGGCTGATCGCCGAACAACTCGGCGTATCCGTGCGGGTCACGCGCTACGCCAGCCGCCACGAAGCTATCGCCGCGTTACGCGAAGGTAAGATTGATCTGCTTGGTAGTTCCAACGAGTTCGAGGCGGCAGATGCAAAGCTTGGGCTCAGCCTGCCCTATGCCGATGATCTGCCGGTAATCGTAACGCGCCATGAAGCGCCCATGATGCACGACAAGGACCTGGCAGGCCTGCGCTTGGCGATGGTCGATCACTACCTTCCGGCGCAGAAGGTTCGCCAGTTGTATCCAAAAGCGCAGTTGAGCCTCTACCGCTCGACCCTGGCCGGCCTGGCAGCAGTCGAACTCGGTGAGGCAGACGCCTACCTGGGCGATGCCATCAGTACCGACTACCTGATTGGCAAGAGTTACCAGGGCCTGGTGAAGATCGATCACTTTCCCCAGGTACCGCCGGGTACCTTCGCCTTCGCGTTCGCTAACGAAAACCTGCGTTTGCGCCGATTGGTCGACAGCGCCATGGCCAGGATCACCGAGAGCGAACGACTGAACATTCTGCACCGCTGGAGCAGCGGCAACACCAGCTTATTGCTGGAGCGTCGCATTTCAGCACTGACGGAAGAAGAACTGGCCTGGATAGCGGGTCATCCGACCGTTAGTGTACTGGTCGACACCGCCCTTGCCCCTTTGACCTTCAACGATGCTGGGCAAAAGGTAAACGGCATTACCGTCGACCTACTCAAGCAGATCTCATTGCGAACCGGCTTGCAGTTCCAATTCCATGAGCGCAGCACAGTGCAGCAAATGGTCGAAGAAGTGGCAACGGGCAAGGCGCAGATGATAGGCGCTTTGGGTTACGGCGCAGAGCGCGCGACACAGCTGCGCTACACCCGCCCCTACCTGGTGAGCCCTCGCGTACTGGTAACGCGCAATTCGTCGCCTGCTAAACCGCCGGCCAACAACCTCGACGGCAGGCGCATCGCTCTGTTGCATGGCTCGCATCTGCGCAGCGAGGTGATGCAGCGCTTTCCCAAAGCAAAATTGGTCATGGTCGATAATTCATTGAGCCTGATGGAAGCGGTGGCCAAAGGCGATGCAGATGTTGCCTACAGCAGTAATATCAACGCCTCGTACTACATCAGCCATGTCTTCAAGGACCAGTTGCGCATCGCTGGAGTGGTAAGCGACGAGCCCGCCGTCGCTGCCTTCGCCGTAGCCCCTGACCAACCGCAACTTCAGGCCATTCTCGACAAGGCGCTGTTGAGCATTCCGCCCGAGGAGCTGGATCAACTGATCAACCGCTGGCGAACCGGCACGCTGGTCAGCGATAGCCCGTGGCGCAACTACCGGACACTGGCGCTGCAGGTATTGGTGCTCTCCGCCCTGTTGCTGGCCGGTGTGGTGTTCTGGAACAGCTATCTGCGCAAACTGATCAACCAGCGTACCGAGGCGCAACGCGCTTTGCAGACTCAATTGGCCTTTAGCAGCGGCCTGCTGGAGCAACTACGCCAAGCCAAGGACGCCGCCGAACAGGCTAGCCGAACCAAAAGTGCATTCGTGGCCACCATGAGCCACGAAATTCGCACCCCCATGAATGCGGTAATCGGGCTGCTGGAACTTGCGCTGGAAGACAACCGCTCAGGGCACTGCGATCCCCAGATCCTCAAGACGGCCCATGACTCTGCCGTTGGCTTGCTCGCGCTGATCGGCGACATTCTGGACATTTCACGCATCGAAACCGGGCACATGACCCTGCAGCCAGTGGCAACCGATCTGGCCGACCTGGTGCGCAGCACCGTGCGGGTGTTCGAAGGCAATGCGCGAATGAAAGGCTTGCACTTGCAAAGCGAACTGCCAGCTGCGCCGCTGTGGGTGCTGGCGGACCCTTTACGGATAAAACAGATCCTCTCCAACCTGCTGAGCAATGCCATCAAGTTCACCGACCGTGGTGATGTACTGGCCCGTCTGACCTTCAGCGTGCCGACAGATGGCGACACCGCGCAGGTAGCGCTAATGGTGAGCGACACCGGCATCGGTATAGCTGCCCAGGATCAGGCGCGGTTGTTCAACACGTTCACTCAAGCTTCGGGGCCGCGGGCAAGCCAGGGGGCAGGCTTGGGCTTGGTGATCAGCCGCACCTTGGCCGAGCTGATGGGCGGCAGTTTGCAGCTGCAAAGCGTGGAAAGCGTGGGCACCCGTGTGGAGGTCCAGTTGCCGCTCGCGCTCATTGCACCACCTGTGCCAACCGAACAGGACCAGGCCACCGAGCAGTACCAAGGGGGGCCATTGAACGTGCTTGTGGTCGATGATTACCCGGCCAACCTGATGCTGTTGGAAAAGCAGCTCAATAGCCTCGGTCATCAGGTGACGCTCGCAGAAAACGGCGAAACAGGGCTGGCGTTGTGGCAAGCGCATACATTTGATCTGGTCATCACTGATTGCAGCATGCCGGTGATGGACGGCCATGAATTCACTCGAAAGGTACGCCAACTGGAGCAAGTAAGTGGGCAGCCTGCCTGCAGCATTCTCGGGGTGACCGCCAATGCCCAGGCCGAGGAGCGGCAGCGCTGCCTGGACAGCGGCATGGATGACTGCCTGTTCAAGCCCATCGGGCTGCAGACCCTGAAGGCTCGTTTGGCGCACCTGCGCCCTGGCGAAGCAGGCGTTCCAGCCCCGACAAGCGGCTTCAACCTCGACGAACTGCGCCATCTGACCCAAGGTGACCAGCAGCTGACCAAGCGCCTGCTCGAGCAACTGACCCACAGCGCCCAGCAAGACCTTGCAGCCCTTCAGGCGCTTGCTTGCGACGGCGAGGGCGAGGGCGAC
Proteins encoded in this region:
- a CDS encoding transporter substrate-binding domain-containing protein; its protein translation is MKRALGHLALVITLACCPLLTLAEGESRHLLARATSAAPPLQLDAADRQWLQERGELLLGSSRPDYPPFEINVSLNDYEGLSADYAGLIAEQLGVSVRVTRYASRHEAIAALREGKIDLLGSSNEFEAADAKLGLSLPYADDLPVIVTRHEAPMMHDKDLAGLRLAMVDHYLPAQKVRQLYPKAQLSLYRSTLAGLAAVELGEADAYLGDAISTDYLIGKSYQGLVKIDHFPQVPPGTFAFAFANENLRLRRLVDSAMARITESERLNILHRWSSGNTSLLLERRISALTEEELAWIAGHPTVSVLVDTALAPLTFNDAGQKVNGITVDLLKQISLRTGLQFQFHERSTVQQMVEEVATGKAQMIGALGYGAERATQLRYTRPYLVSPRVLVTRNSSPAKPPANNLDGRRIALLHGSHLRSEVMQRFPKAKLVMVDNSLSLMEAVAKGDADVAYSSNINASYYISHVFKDQLRIAGVVSDEPAVAAFAVAPDQPQLQAILDKALLSIPPEELDQLINRWRTGTLVSDSPWRNYRTLALQVLVLSALLLAGVVFWNSYLRKLINQRTEAQRALQTQLAFSSGLLEQLRQAKDAAEQASRTKSAFVATMSHEIRTPMNAVIGLLELALEDNRSGHCDPQILKTAHDSAVGLLALIGDILDISRIETGHMTLQPVATDLADLVRSTVRVFEGNARMKGLHLQSELPAAPLWVLADPLRIKQILSNLLSNAIKFTDRGDVLARLTFSVPTDGDTAQVALMVSDTGIGIAAQDQARLFNTFTQASGPRASQGAGLGLVISRTLAELMGGSLQLQSVESVGTRVEVQLPLALIAPPVPTEQDQATEQYQGGPLNVLVVDDYPANLMLLEKQLNSLGHQVTLAENGETGLALWQAHTFDLVITDCSMPVMDGHEFTRKVRQLEQVSGQPACSILGVTANAQAEERQRCLDSGMDDCLFKPIGLQTLKARLAHLRPGEAGVPAPTSGFNLDELRHLTQGDQQLTKRLLEQLTHSAQQDLAALQALACDGEGEGDGHALRALAHRIKGGAKMLRVRGVVMACEAIEQAHNHGLPTQALGRQLELSLESLLKELRETLSAIAASS